The following proteins are encoded in a genomic region of Streptomyces gobiensis:
- a CDS encoding heme oxygenase (biliverdin-producing), whose product MAASDTTPFSTLIRTASHEQHTEAENSSFMGDLLGGKLGVAAYKRYTEQLWFIYRALEESAGRLVDDPVAGPFIRSDLFRVASLERDLTHLHGGTDWAVGLKPLAATADYATRITEVALDWPGGYVAHHYTRYLGDLSGGQIIRGTAEKTWGFERKGDGVRFYVFEDIANPAAFKREYRALLDAIPADDLEKQRIVDECKRAFALNTAVFEDLGGQFSISA is encoded by the coding sequence TTGGCCGCGTCCGACACAACCCCGTTCTCCACGCTGATCCGCACCGCCTCACATGAGCAGCACACGGAGGCGGAGAACTCGTCGTTCATGGGCGATCTGCTCGGCGGCAAGCTGGGCGTGGCGGCGTACAAGCGCTATACCGAGCAACTGTGGTTCATCTACCGCGCATTGGAGGAGTCAGCAGGCCGCCTCGTGGACGACCCGGTCGCCGGACCCTTCATCCGCTCCGACCTGTTCCGTGTCGCCTCCCTGGAGCGTGATCTGACCCACCTGCACGGCGGCACGGACTGGGCCGTAGGCCTCAAGCCCCTAGCGGCCACAGCCGACTACGCCACCCGGATCACCGAGGTCGCCCTCGACTGGCCGGGCGGCTATGTGGCCCACCACTACACCCGCTATCTCGGTGACCTCTCCGGCGGCCAGATCATCCGCGGTACGGCGGAGAAGACCTGGGGTTTCGAGCGCAAGGGCGACGGCGTCCGGTTCTATGTCTTCGAGGACATCGCCAACCCGGCCGCCTTCAAGCGCGAATACCGTGCGCTGCTGGACGCCATCCCGGCCGACGACCTGGAGAAGCAGCGCATCGTCGATGAGTGCAAGCGCGCTTTCGCGCTGAACACCGCGGTCTTCGAGGACTTGGGCGGGCAGTTCTCCATCAGCGCCTGA